The Anaerosoma tenue genome has a window encoding:
- a CDS encoding thioredoxin family protein: MRRSVIVVLALALSAMLVLGLAGCDGSGTEAEEKAPLHFIQFFDPDCPFCQAMEPTVDSLREEYEPQIQEFEIVDVSTPEGLAKADEFGVFITPTFVLLDGEGNELDRVAGAATEENMVTFIERGIADVTGESAGPREEIPTTGGTEAE, from the coding sequence ATGAGGCGATCGGTAATCGTTGTGCTGGCGTTGGCCCTGTCCGCGATGCTGGTGCTCGGACTCGCCGGGTGTGACGGGTCGGGGACCGAGGCGGAGGAGAAGGCGCCGCTGCACTTCATCCAGTTCTTCGACCCGGACTGTCCGTTCTGCCAGGCCATGGAGCCCACGGTGGACAGTCTGCGCGAGGAGTATGAGCCCCAGATCCAGGAGTTCGAGATCGTGGACGTCTCCACGCCCGAAGGCCTTGCGAAGGCCGATGAGTTCGGCGTGTTCATCACTCCGACGTTCGTGTTGCTCGATGGTGAGGGCAACGAGCTCGACCGCGTTGCAGGGGCGGCCACCGAGGAGAACATGGTGACCTTCATCGAGCGTGGCATCGCCGATGTCACCGGTGAATCGGCAGGTCCCCGCGAGGAGATTCCCACGACGGGCGGCACCGAGGCCGAGTAG
- a CDS encoding redoxin domain-containing protein, with amino-acid sequence MRAKSVVLIVAVAVTAVLAIGGCSAGESGSGSADNGDVGEQNGLEVGTVAPDFRLKNQEQSTVALSDYKGVKNVILVFYPADFTPVUEGELSGYRDNYEYFQERDTEVFGISADGWASHAEFRKQLELPFDLLSDWDRTVMPAYGAFSPRTKIANRWSFLIDKEGVVRFTQHTGLNEPRDVEAMKVEVDDLYQEQSGQ; translated from the coding sequence ATGAGGGCGAAGTCGGTCGTTCTCATCGTCGCCGTTGCTGTGACCGCCGTACTGGCGATCGGTGGTTGCAGCGCGGGAGAGAGCGGATCTGGCAGTGCCGACAACGGCGATGTCGGCGAGCAGAACGGGCTGGAAGTGGGCACGGTGGCGCCCGACTTCCGTCTCAAGAACCAGGAGCAGTCCACCGTCGCGCTGTCTGACTACAAGGGCGTGAAGAACGTGATCCTCGTGTTCTATCCCGCCGATTTCACTCCTGTTTGAGAAGGGGAGCTGTCCGGGTACCGTGACAACTACGAGTACTTCCAGGAGCGCGACACAGAGGTCTTCGGCATCAGCGCTGACGGATGGGCCTCGCACGCCGAGTTCCGTAAGCAATTGGAGCTCCCGTTCGATCTCCTGTCCGACTGGGACAGGACGGTCATGCCGGCATACGGAGCGTTCAGTCCCCGAACCAAGATCGCGAATCGCTGGAGCTTCCTGATCGACAAGGAGGGTGTGGTGCGTTTCACGCAGCACACAGGGCTCAACGAGCCGCGTGACGTGGAGGCGATGAAGGTCGAGGTCGACGACCTGTACCAAGAGCAGTCGGGCCAGTAG
- a CDS encoding formate dehydrogenase accessory protein FdhE, giving the protein MTNAARSKAIEHYVAARPDFEQQLGFFEALWAAQDEIATDAVEYAPASTEETVSALRKTRTLFSLVPPTIPLEPYRAAVRRIAGLMAERAGLPEEQSAGLVEADLADAISEEGLDAMLSGFDAFVSAVMAEVDDDRLTEPLVFFVLSEAATPFLRQPAADAVKAAGDFDWLQYDSGLCPVCGTPAASGVVRDEGELQGGRRWLSCPTCRTQWEYARVRCARCGHREQANLEYLYDEHDPGHRLHTCKKCNGYIPVTFEKQTTVIAVPEVEEVIMVPLEQVATSRGLSPLGDDVTETAN; this is encoded by the coding sequence ATGACCAACGCCGCACGCAGTAAGGCGATCGAGCACTACGTCGCCGCACGACCCGACTTCGAGCAGCAACTCGGATTCTTCGAAGCACTGTGGGCCGCCCAGGACGAGATCGCCACAGACGCGGTCGAGTACGCGCCAGCTTCCACCGAGGAGACCGTCAGCGCGCTGCGCAAGACGCGCACGCTCTTCTCACTCGTTCCACCCACGATCCCGCTCGAGCCCTATCGCGCCGCAGTGCGGCGCATCGCGGGACTGATGGCCGAGCGCGCCGGACTCCCGGAGGAGCAGAGCGCGGGCCTCGTAGAGGCGGATCTCGCGGACGCCATCTCCGAGGAGGGCCTCGATGCGATGCTCTCCGGCTTCGACGCCTTCGTGAGCGCTGTGATGGCCGAGGTTGATGACGACCGCCTTACCGAACCGCTGGTGTTCTTCGTCCTGTCCGAGGCGGCCACGCCGTTCTTGCGTCAGCCCGCCGCCGATGCGGTGAAGGCCGCCGGCGACTTCGACTGGCTCCAATACGACTCCGGACTGTGTCCCGTATGCGGCACTCCCGCTGCCTCAGGCGTGGTCCGCGATGAGGGCGAGCTGCAGGGTGGCCGCAGGTGGCTGAGCTGCCCCACCTGCCGCACGCAGTGGGAGTACGCCCGCGTGCGCTGTGCGCGATGCGGCCATCGTGAGCAGGCCAACCTCGAGTATCTCTACGACGAGCACGACCCCGGACACCGGCTCCACACCTGCAAGAAGTGCAACGGGTACATCCCGGTGACGTTCGAGAAGCAGACCACCGTGATCGCCGTCCCAGAGGTCGAAGAGGTCATCATGGTCCCGCTGGAGCAGGTGGCCACGTCGCGCGGCCTCTCCCCTCTCGGCGACGATGTGACCGAGACCGCCAACTAG
- a CDS encoding NfeD family protein — protein sequence MDVWFWIWAALAAVLIVGEIFTAGFFLLPFGLGAAAAAVLALVGASIGWQWGVFLALSAVLLLSLRRFADKITHEPPEKVGVDRLIGKEGVVIETIEPGDGTGRVRIEREEWRADSAGGQSLAVGAHVAVERVSGTHLIVRAAHEIAETKE from the coding sequence ATGGACGTGTGGTTCTGGATCTGGGCCGCGCTTGCGGCCGTATTGATCGTGGGCGAGATCTTCACCGCCGGGTTCTTCCTGCTGCCGTTCGGACTGGGCGCGGCCGCTGCCGCGGTCCTGGCGCTCGTGGGTGCCTCGATCGGCTGGCAATGGGGCGTCTTCCTCGCCCTGTCCGCCGTGCTCCTGCTCAGTCTGCGGCGCTTCGCCGACAAGATCACGCACGAACCTCCCGAGAAGGTCGGTGTCGACCGGCTCATCGGCAAGGAGGGCGTCGTCATCGAGACGATCGAGCCTGGTGACGGCACCGGCCGCGTGCGCATCGAGCGCGAAGAGTGGCGGGCCGACTCGGCCGGGGGCCAGAGCCTCGCAGTGGGCGCGCATGTCGCTGTGGAGCGCGTCTCCGGAACGCACCTGATCGTACGAGCGGCACACGAGATCGCCGAGACAAAGGAGTAG
- a CDS encoding SPFH domain-containing protein: protein MEGAIAFVIFFGLIVLSVLFIWAIAGIRIVRPYEKGLIERLGKYQRTADSGLTIIVPVIDKMTKVDMRENVVDVPPQEVITKDNVVVTVDAVVYYEATDPVKLVYNVANFYLAATKLAQTNLRNVIGEMQLDESLTSREQINAALRQILDDATDKWGVRIVRVELQRIEPPVDVTEAMHRQMKAERTRRAVILEADGDKQAAITRAEGSKQSAILEAEGQAEAIKRVAEADKFQKLTVAEGEALAIKSVFGAIHEGDPSNDLIAIRYLEALKAIADGPANKVFLPMEVSGIMGSIGGIAELFKEKTE, encoded by the coding sequence ATGGAAGGCGCGATCGCATTCGTCATCTTCTTCGGCCTGATCGTCCTATCGGTCCTGTTCATCTGGGCGATCGCCGGTATCCGCATAGTGCGCCCGTACGAGAAGGGCCTGATCGAGCGGCTCGGCAAGTACCAGCGCACAGCCGACTCGGGTCTCACCATCATCGTGCCGGTCATCGACAAGATGACCAAGGTGGATATGCGCGAGAACGTCGTCGACGTGCCGCCGCAGGAGGTCATCACCAAGGACAACGTCGTGGTGACCGTGGACGCCGTGGTCTACTACGAGGCCACCGACCCGGTGAAGCTCGTCTACAACGTGGCGAACTTCTACCTCGCGGCCACCAAGCTCGCCCAGACCAACCTGCGTAACGTGATCGGCGAGATGCAGCTGGACGAGTCGCTCACCAGCCGCGAGCAGATCAACGCCGCCCTGCGGCAGATCCTCGACGACGCCACCGACAAGTGGGGCGTGCGTATCGTGCGAGTGGAGCTGCAGCGCATCGAGCCGCCGGTGGACGTGACCGAAGCGATGCACCGTCAGATGAAGGCCGAGCGCACCCGCCGTGCCGTCATCCTCGAGGCCGACGGAGACAAGCAGGCCGCGATCACCCGTGCCGAGGGCTCCAAGCAGTCGGCGATCCTCGAGGCCGAGGGCCAGGCGGAAGCGATCAAGCGCGTGGCGGAGGCCGACAAGTTCCAGAAGCTCACGGTGGCCGAGGGCGAAGCGCTCGCCATCAAGAGCGTGTTCGGCGCCATCCACGAGGGCGACCCCAGCAACGACCTCATCGCCATCCGCTACCTGGAGGCGCTCAAGGCCATCGCCGACGGACCCGCCAACAAGGTGTTCCTGCCGATGGAGGTCTCCGGGATCATGGGCTCGATCGGCGGGATCGCGGAGCTGTTCAAGGAGAAGACGGAGTAG
- a CDS encoding cytochrome c3 family protein: MVTSASRFRTPVVRACAIVTVALGLLATCGPHAHAYREPNDITGDGYSCWTCHDDFDPLPTIDPSAGDCTECHGADGSLGYSFAEKAGPHQGYTTTTSKCQNCHTVHKSPANAVLLLPAATIKATCETCHDGTGGWGVYGTVAARTGAASGGGHRIDVTNVVPGGDPISGGSDDTRVFSGASGFLVCTDCHSPHGADVVAPFTGERVRVRAANRDDAPLDEPVYHLSNPTSTKLLRRSPGGATGSVAEYGSEWCLACHAGRGSDGPVHNHPVETTYVYDALPVLDAVDVLTSNTVIDGLGRTTSVAPSLHGSAVFDLGNRGYLMPYPRTTGDGGQDGHYPICQQCHEDSRYVGDLAADGSARAEPFVVEYGDGVVWDWTLSEWTTATADNPMFQNFPHETENRRMLVEEYDDLCLNCHPMSQLP; the protein is encoded by the coding sequence ATGGTCACCAGCGCGAGCCGCTTCCGCACGCCCGTTGTACGGGCGTGCGCCATAGTCACTGTCGCCCTGGGCCTCTTGGCGACGTGCGGTCCGCACGCGCACGCCTATCGCGAGCCCAACGACATCACAGGTGACGGGTACTCATGCTGGACGTGCCATGACGATTTCGATCCTCTTCCGACCATCGATCCGTCCGCGGGCGATTGCACCGAGTGTCACGGCGCCGATGGCTCGCTGGGCTACTCGTTCGCCGAGAAGGCTGGACCCCATCAGGGCTACACGACGACCACGAGCAAGTGTCAGAACTGCCACACGGTCCACAAGTCGCCCGCCAACGCTGTCCTGCTGCTCCCTGCCGCGACCATCAAGGCGACATGCGAGACCTGCCACGATGGAACGGGCGGCTGGGGAGTGTACGGCACAGTGGCGGCGCGAACGGGGGCGGCTTCCGGCGGAGGGCATCGCATCGACGTCACGAACGTGGTGCCCGGCGGGGATCCGATCTCTGGCGGTAGCGACGACACACGGGTGTTCAGCGGCGCGAGCGGTTTCCTCGTCTGCACCGACTGCCACAGCCCTCACGGCGCCGATGTGGTGGCGCCGTTCACGGGAGAGCGCGTGAGGGTCCGCGCCGCCAACCGGGACGATGCTCCGCTCGACGAACCCGTTTACCATCTCTCCAACCCCACCTCGACGAAGCTGTTGCGTCGTTCACCAGGCGGCGCTACGGGATCCGTTGCAGAGTACGGCAGCGAGTGGTGTCTTGCGTGCCATGCAGGTCGCGGATCCGATGGGCCGGTGCATAACCATCCGGTGGAGACCACGTATGTCTATGACGCGCTCCCGGTGCTCGACGCCGTGGACGTGCTGACGTCGAACACCGTGATCGACGGACTCGGCAGGACGACGTCGGTCGCGCCATCACTGCACGGGAGCGCCGTGTTCGACCTCGGCAACCGGGGCTATCTGATGCCGTATCCACGCACCACCGGGGACGGCGGTCAGGACGGTCACTACCCCATCTGCCAGCAGTGTCACGAGGACAGCCGTTACGTAGGGGACCTTGCAGCCGACGGCTCTGCGCGGGCCGAGCCGTTCGTTGTGGAGTATGGCGATGGTGTCGTGTGGGACTGGACACTCTCGGAGTGGACGACCGCGACCGCGGACAACCCGATGTTCCAGAACTTCCCGCACGAGACCGAGAACCGCCGGATGCTCGTTGAGGAGTACGACGATCTCTGCCTCAACTGCCATCCGATGTCGCAGCTGCCGTAG
- a CDS encoding Rieske 2Fe-2S domain-containing protein yields the protein MSGEDDRPVRRRFAPGTSAEDLKAYMGPYAASLGYVFNPDVEFVDAVLSSELEILEETGDVYCPCRMRTGNPKEDARIVCPCIVFHAVRFAGMGKCWCGLFVRSDVEDPDALLGVIEEPEPGTPVEVPVCRVADIPSGSMKLVKIGTTDIAVARVGDEFFALSNVCLHAFGPLSGGTLDGYEVMCPWHGWRYDVRTGHTDHPDADVRTYPVVARDGLVFVVMAA from the coding sequence GTGAGCGGGGAAGACGACCGTCCGGTGCGCCGACGCTTCGCGCCCGGGACCTCGGCGGAGGACCTCAAGGCGTACATGGGGCCGTATGCGGCATCGCTCGGCTACGTGTTCAACCCCGATGTCGAGTTCGTGGATGCCGTGCTCTCATCGGAACTCGAGATCCTCGAGGAGACCGGCGATGTGTACTGCCCGTGCCGCATGCGCACCGGCAACCCCAAGGAGGATGCGCGCATCGTCTGCCCCTGCATCGTGTTCCACGCGGTGCGGTTCGCGGGTATGGGCAAGTGTTGGTGCGGGCTGTTCGTGCGGAGCGACGTGGAGGACCCCGATGCGCTGCTCGGCGTGATCGAGGAGCCCGAGCCCGGCACGCCCGTGGAGGTGCCCGTCTGCCGGGTGGCCGATATCCCGTCCGGCTCCATGAAGCTGGTGAAGATCGGCACCACCGACATAGCGGTCGCCCGCGTGGGTGACGAGTTCTTCGCGCTCTCCAATGTATGCCTTCACGCGTTCGGGCCGCTTTCCGGCGGCACGCTCGACGGCTACGAGGTGATGTGCCCATGGCATGGTTGGCGGTACGACGTCCGAACGGGGCACACGGACCATCCTGATGCCGATGTACGGACGTATCCGGTCGTCGCTCGGGACGGCCTTGTGTTCGTGGTGATGGCCGCGTAG
- a CDS encoding glutaredoxin family protein, which translates to MLYALSTCPYCRMTKKYLDDNEVEYDAIDVDLLEGDERTTVVAEVKRLSGGTSFPVLLVGDEVIVGFNKAAMKKQLDL; encoded by the coding sequence ATGTTGTATGCGCTTTCCACCTGCCCGTACTGCCGGATGACGAAGAAGTACCTCGATGACAACGAGGTCGAGTACGACGCCATCGACGTCGACCTGCTCGAGGGCGATGAGCGGACGACCGTGGTGGCCGAGGTGAAGCGGCTGTCGGGTGGCACCTCGTTCCCGGTGCTGCTGGTCGGCGACGAGGTGATCGTGGGCTTCAACAAGGCGGCGATGAAGAAGCAGCTGGACCTGTGA
- a CDS encoding MBL fold metallo-hydrolase, producing the protein MRLTILASGSSGNAALVESGGRAILLDAGISARETLRRLTVAGGADARIEAIVLTHEHSDHVRGVRVLARKLGVPVYGTAGTLQAIASSLADVPETVTIDRRDRFSLAGMKITVFPSAHDAADPCGYGFESRRGHRVVVTTDTGVITAEAAEVLAGAHVIGIEANHDRLMLDTGPYPPFLKRRIAGGTGHLSNDAAADALRAAAWRGLSQVFAMHISEQNNSPQAAQTALARTLRSQSQTALEIVCRGQIAGCSL; encoded by the coding sequence GTGCGCCTGACCATTCTCGCCTCCGGTTCGTCCGGCAATGCGGCCCTCGTCGAGTCGGGCGGACGGGCCATACTCCTGGATGCGGGCATCTCGGCCCGGGAGACGCTGCGCCGCCTCACCGTGGCGGGCGGCGCCGACGCGCGCATCGAGGCGATCGTGCTCACCCACGAGCACTCCGACCACGTGCGCGGCGTCCGGGTGCTCGCACGCAAGCTCGGCGTACCCGTCTACGGCACTGCCGGCACGCTCCAGGCGATCGCGAGCTCGCTTGCCGACGTGCCGGAGACCGTGACGATAGACCGTCGCGACCGGTTCTCCCTGGCCGGCATGAAGATCACGGTGTTTCCGAGCGCTCACGACGCCGCAGACCCATGCGGGTACGGCTTCGAGAGCAGACGGGGGCATCGTGTGGTGGTCACCACCGATACGGGCGTGATCACCGCCGAGGCCGCCGAGGTTCTCGCAGGCGCTCATGTGATCGGCATCGAGGCCAACCACGACCGCCTGATGCTCGACACCGGGCCGTATCCACCGTTCCTCAAACGGCGGATCGCGGGAGGCACCGGCCACCTCTCCAACGACGCCGCCGCGGACGCCCTCAGGGCCGCTGCATGGCGCGGGCTCTCGCAGGTCTTCGCGATGCACATCTCGGAGCAGAACAACTCCCCGCAGGCGGCCCAGACGGCTCTTGCGCGCACGCTCCGCAGCCAGTCGCAGACGGCGCTCGAGATTGTGTGCCGGGGGCAGATCGCGGGCTGCTCGCTCTAG
- the cobO gene encoding cob(I)yrinic acid a,c-diamide adenosyltransferase: MAALERGLIQVYTGDAKGKTTASVGLAVRAAGAGLRVAFVQFVKGGDRSSELGVLERMGVRVERPAERPTGLLGDGIHDDDRAAAAEAWSIAKDALSGDRYDLVVLDEINVAMRYGLVETDDVLAVLDARYPTVEVVLTGRGAPEPVIERADLVTEMTLVKHPFDQGVAARKGIEF; encoded by the coding sequence ATGGCAGCGCTCGAGCGCGGGCTGATACAGGTCTACACAGGAGACGCCAAGGGCAAGACGACCGCATCGGTGGGGCTTGCCGTCCGGGCGGCGGGTGCGGGGCTGCGCGTGGCGTTCGTGCAGTTCGTCAAGGGCGGCGACCGTTCGAGCGAGCTTGGCGTGCTGGAGCGTATGGGCGTGCGCGTGGAGCGTCCTGCCGAGCGCCCCACCGGTCTCCTCGGCGATGGCATCCATGACGATGACCGTGCCGCTGCGGCCGAGGCGTGGTCGATCGCCAAAGACGCCCTCTCCGGCGACCGGTACGACCTCGTGGTGCTGGATGAGATCAACGTGGCGATGCGATACGGCCTCGTGGAGACCGACGACGTGCTCGCGGTGCTCGATGCACGCTATCCCACGGTGGAAGTGGTGCTCACGGGGCGGGGAGCCCCGGAGCCCGTCATCGAGCGAGCGGACCTCGTGACGGAGATGACGCTGGTGAAGCATCCGTTCGATCAGGGCGTGGCGGCTCGCAAGGGGATCGAGTTCTAG
- a CDS encoding ABC transporter ATP-binding protein → MSGHALEFRDASVGYGERAVVTGASFAVAPGEFVGLVGPNGAGKSTLLRAVTGNATVTAGDITWDGVSLVRMAERERARLVGVVPQTQAASFAFTARAYVEMGRHAHLGRLADPGPADSAIVDDVMARTDTARLADEAADELSGGDLQRLTLAQALAQQPRVLLLDEPTSHLDLNHALQVLELVRSLTDDGMAVLGVFHDLGLAARYADRISIVADGGVTSPAPPAEALDAQVVSDVFGVRAVVRTDPVTGSVAVTPVVRGADLAPAVAGPPVGLVCGSGTGAGIMRQLALAGHPLYAGALNQGDVDQAVAEAVGAVIELLPAFGQIGEAESIRVREGYGRCACVVVCPTPFGGANLPNLDAAVASGRPLVLVGGMDGGRDFTGGVATRLWETALAHGAVRVDTEAEAAGAVERLIRTEA, encoded by the coding sequence ATGAGCGGCCACGCGCTCGAGTTCCGCGATGCGTCAGTGGGATACGGGGAGCGCGCCGTGGTGACGGGCGCCTCGTTCGCGGTGGCCCCCGGCGAGTTCGTGGGGCTCGTGGGCCCCAACGGGGCGGGGAAGTCCACGTTGCTGCGCGCCGTCACGGGCAACGCCACGGTCACCGCGGGCGACATCACGTGGGATGGTGTCTCCCTCGTGCGTATGGCCGAGCGGGAGCGGGCGCGACTGGTGGGCGTGGTGCCGCAGACGCAGGCCGCGTCCTTCGCGTTCACAGCGCGCGCGTATGTGGAGATGGGACGCCACGCGCACCTCGGGAGGCTGGCGGATCCGGGTCCGGCTGACAGTGCGATCGTGGACGACGTGATGGCACGCACCGACACCGCCCGTCTGGCCGATGAGGCCGCCGATGAGCTCTCGGGCGGCGACCTGCAGCGGCTCACGCTCGCGCAGGCGCTCGCGCAGCAGCCGCGCGTGCTGCTGCTCGACGAGCCCACGAGCCACCTCGACCTCAACCACGCGCTCCAGGTGCTCGAGCTGGTGCGCTCGCTCACCGATGACGGCATGGCGGTCCTCGGCGTGTTCCACGACCTCGGCCTGGCTGCGCGTTATGCGGACCGCATAAGCATCGTGGCGGACGGAGGGGTCACCTCTCCGGCGCCCCCGGCCGAAGCGCTTGATGCGCAAGTGGTCTCCGATGTCTTCGGCGTGAGGGCCGTGGTGCGCACCGATCCTGTCACGGGGAGCGTGGCGGTGACCCCGGTGGTGCGTGGCGCCGACCTCGCTCCGGCTGTGGCCGGGCCCCCGGTGGGTCTCGTCTGCGGCTCCGGGACGGGTGCGGGCATCATGCGGCAGCTCGCGCTCGCCGGCCATCCGCTGTACGCGGGCGCGCTCAACCAGGGCGACGTGGATCAGGCCGTGGCCGAGGCCGTGGGCGCGGTGATCGAGCTGCTGCCCGCGTTCGGGCAGATCGGCGAAGCGGAGTCGATCCGTGTCCGCGAGGGCTACGGCCGCTGTGCGTGCGTCGTGGTCTGTCCAACACCCTTCGGCGGCGCCAACCTGCCCAATCTGGACGCGGCGGTCGCGAGCGGGCGGCCGCTCGTGCTGGTGGGCGGGATGGACGGCGGCCGCGACTTCACCGGCGGCGTGGCGACCCGTCTCTGGGAGACGGCGCTCGCGCATGGGGCGGTGCGGGTAGACACAGAAGCAGAGGCGGCGGGCGCTGTGGAGCGCCTCATACGGACGGAGGCGTGA
- a CDS encoding FecCD family ABC transporter permease yields the protein MTPVPGRSRTAAVITGLAVVLALAIIAGVGFGAVPISPGEVVGAVGRAIAGEGSALSDAVVMELRLPRVLLAALVGAALALAGVLYQALFRNPLADPYILGVSSGAGLGATLAMYALGSSYALRAIGVPAGAFVGAGLTMLLVVRLASRRGRIDPTSLLLAGMAVSYILSALTSFVLVSDRESMTSVVFWMMGGLQNRSWEHVGTLTVMLAIGSVVPALYHRELDLMLLGDERAGQLGVSVERFKMVVLASASLVVAGAVSVSGLIGFVGLMTPHMVRLALGPRHRLLLPASVLAGAIVLVVADLLARIVLAPVEIPVGIVTALAGGPFFLWILLRKERAR from the coding sequence ATGACGCCCGTCCCCGGCAGATCGCGTACCGCAGCCGTCATCACGGGGCTCGCCGTGGTGCTCGCGCTCGCCATCATCGCGGGCGTGGGGTTCGGCGCGGTGCCGATCTCGCCGGGGGAGGTCGTCGGGGCGGTGGGGCGCGCAATCGCGGGCGAGGGGAGCGCGCTTTCCGACGCCGTGGTGATGGAGTTGCGGCTGCCGCGAGTCCTCCTGGCCGCGCTCGTGGGCGCCGCGCTGGCGCTGGCGGGCGTGCTCTACCAGGCGCTCTTCCGCAACCCGCTCGCCGACCCGTACATCCTCGGCGTGTCGTCGGGGGCGGGGCTTGGCGCCACGCTCGCGATGTACGCGCTCGGCTCGAGCTACGCGCTGCGCGCTATCGGCGTACCGGCAGGAGCGTTCGTGGGGGCGGGGCTCACGATGCTGCTTGTCGTGCGGCTCGCTTCGCGCCGTGGTCGTATCGACCCAACGTCGCTGCTGCTCGCCGGCATGGCGGTCTCCTACATCCTCTCGGCGCTCACCTCGTTCGTGCTGGTGTCGGATCGCGAGTCGATGACGAGCGTCGTCTTCTGGATGATGGGCGGACTGCAGAACCGCTCGTGGGAGCACGTGGGCACGCTCACGGTGATGCTCGCGATCGGCTCGGTGGTCCCCGCGCTCTACCATCGCGAGCTCGACCTCATGCTCCTCGGCGACGAGCGTGCGGGGCAGCTGGGCGTGTCGGTGGAGCGGTTCAAGATGGTGGTGCTGGCATCGGCCTCGCTCGTCGTGGCAGGCGCCGTGTCGGTCTCGGGTCTCATCGGCTTCGTGGGCCTCATGACGCCGCATATGGTGCGACTCGCGCTCGGTCCCCGGCACCGGTTGCTGCTGCCCGCCTCGGTGCTCGCAGGGGCGATCGTGCTCGTGGTGGCCGACCTCCTGGCGCGCATCGTCCTTGCGCCCGTGGAGATCCCCGTAGGCATCGTCACGGCGCTCGCCGGCGGCCCGTTCTTCCTGTGGATCCTGCTTCGCAAAGAGCGTGCGCGATGA
- a CDS encoding ABC transporter substrate-binding protein, translating into MARTVRTGIAVWTALLLVALTALTGCSGGAEPEEAASPGAAFPVTVTDDVGREVTIAARPARIVSLAPANTEIVAELGALDRLVGVTTYCDYPAEVADIEKVGDFIGPNLEAIAALDPDVVLLTTGVQAEVVGQLEALGASVVVIDPQDIDGVCRAIETVGEVIGESEAAADTVASIELQVEDIGERVEGAPVRCFLEIAQDPLFTVGSGTLLNDLIEHAGGENVVTEEGYVAYSVEQLVQADPDVYLATLGSMSDPSDIEGRPGFDAISAVASGRVYVLDDNLVSRPGPRIAEGLRLIAEALHPEAFDE; encoded by the coding sequence ATGGCACGAACGGTCCGAACCGGTATCGCTGTATGGACCGCACTGCTCCTGGTGGCGCTCACCGCGCTCACCGGCTGCAGCGGCGGCGCGGAGCCGGAAGAGGCGGCCTCTCCCGGGGCCGCATTCCCCGTGACGGTGACCGACGACGTGGGACGTGAGGTGACGATCGCGGCGCGACCAGCGCGCATCGTGAGCCTGGCGCCCGCCAACACCGAGATCGTGGCCGAGTTGGGCGCGCTCGACCGGTTGGTGGGAGTCACCACGTACTGCGACTATCCCGCTGAGGTGGCCGACATCGAGAAGGTGGGCGACTTCATCGGCCCCAATCTCGAGGCGATCGCGGCGCTCGATCCCGATGTGGTGCTCCTGACCACCGGGGTGCAGGCCGAGGTGGTGGGGCAGCTCGAGGCGCTGGGCGCGTCGGTGGTGGTGATCGACCCGCAGGACATCGACGGCGTGTGCCGCGCGATCGAGACCGTGGGCGAGGTGATCGGCGAGTCTGAGGCGGCGGCGGACACCGTGGCTTCCATCGAATTGCAGGTGGAGGACATTGGCGAGCGGGTAGAGGGCGCACCGGTGCGGTGCTTCCTGGAGATCGCGCAGGACCCGCTCTTCACGGTGGGCTCAGGGACGCTGCTGAACGACCTGATCGAGCACGCCGGCGGCGAGAACGTGGTCACCGAGGAGGGCTACGTGGCGTACTCGGTGGAGCAACTCGTGCAGGCCGACCCCGACGTCTACCTCGCCACGCTCGGCTCGATGAGCGACCCGAGCGACATCGAGGGCCGTCCCGGGTTCGACGCCATCAGTGCGGTGGCATCAGGCAGGGTCTACGTGCTCGATGACAACCTGGTGAGCCGACCCGGTCCGCGTATAGCCGAGGGACTCCGCCTGATCGCCGAGGCGCTCCATCCCGAAGCGTTCGACGAGTAG